Proteins from a genomic interval of Anatilimnocola floriformis:
- a CDS encoding Uma2 family endonuclease: MSIADLPKLKAADLLARQDDGHIYELVNGELVELNMSGETSWIAGKVAAALHLVIQPQVGWVLPVDAGFRCFPRDPEQVRKPDVAFVRRSRLSSLPLEGYIPVSPDLAVEVVSPNDLAYEVEAKVELWLSAGVQEVWVIMPRSRTVTIHKPNQVPRVVLAAQTIESPELPGFSAQVDNFFPPTA, encoded by the coding sequence ATGAGCATCGCCGATCTTCCGAAATTGAAAGCCGCCGATCTACTGGCTCGGCAGGATGATGGTCACATCTACGAGTTGGTCAACGGCGAACTGGTGGAACTGAACATGAGCGGTGAAACCAGTTGGATCGCTGGGAAGGTTGCTGCCGCATTGCACTTGGTGATTCAACCGCAAGTCGGCTGGGTCCTTCCCGTCGATGCCGGCTTTCGCTGTTTTCCACGTGACCCAGAGCAAGTTCGCAAGCCTGATGTCGCATTCGTTCGTCGTTCACGGCTCTCTAGCTTACCCCTCGAAGGCTACATTCCCGTGTCGCCGGATCTGGCAGTAGAAGTCGTCTCGCCGAACGACCTCGCCTATGAAGTGGAAGCCAAGGTGGAGTTGTGGCTGTCGGCGGGTGTGCAAGAAGTTTGGGTGATCATGCCGCGCAGCCGAACGGTGACGATTCACAAGCCGAACCAAGTGCCGCGCGTCGTGCTGGCAGCACAAACCATCGAATCGCCTGAGCTGCCCGGCTTTTCTGCGCAAGTCGATAACTTTTTTCCGCCGACAGCGTAG
- a CDS encoding SDR family NAD(P)-dependent oxidoreductase — MFTYQGRTALVTGASSGIGQAFARELARRGMSLILVARDEQALEQLATELRSQHSTKVDVLPTDLSQPAAAERLHQRLVEKQLTVDLLVNNAGFMAYGHFDQIAPTENRAEIMLNTAAVVDLCHALLPDMLARQQGGIINVASIVAFQPVPYMSVYAATKAFVLSFSLALAEELRGRGVQVVTLCPGPTATQFFVRSKSTTAVRVGNRTPDKVAATALGALDRGRVLIVDGWKNTLLTFFSSVLPKTFTAYMAAKEVRPK, encoded by the coding sequence ATGTTTACCTATCAAGGAAGAACCGCCCTCGTCACCGGCGCCTCATCCGGCATCGGCCAAGCCTTTGCCCGCGAACTCGCCCGCCGCGGCATGTCGCTGATTCTCGTCGCCCGCGACGAACAGGCGCTAGAACAACTCGCCACCGAATTGCGCAGCCAGCATTCGACAAAGGTCGACGTGCTGCCGACCGATTTAAGTCAGCCAGCCGCGGCCGAGCGACTGCATCAGCGCTTGGTCGAGAAGCAACTCACGGTCGACTTGCTCGTCAACAACGCGGGCTTCATGGCCTACGGACATTTCGACCAGATCGCGCCCACCGAAAACCGCGCTGAGATCATGCTCAACACCGCCGCCGTCGTCGATCTCTGCCACGCGCTGCTGCCAGATATGCTGGCTCGTCAGCAAGGCGGGATTATCAACGTCGCCTCGATCGTCGCGTTTCAGCCGGTCCCTTACATGTCGGTCTATGCGGCGACCAAGGCCTTCGTGCTGTCGTTCTCGCTGGCTCTCGCCGAAGAACTGCGCGGCCGTGGCGTGCAAGTCGTCACGCTCTGCCCTGGCCCAACAGCTACGCAATTCTTCGTGCGCTCGAAGTCGACCACCGCCGTTCGCGTCGGCAATCGCACGCCGGACAAAGTCGCCGCCACTGCGCTCGGTGCCCTCGATCGCGGCCGAGTGCTGATCGTCGATGGTTGGAAAAACACGCTGCTGACCTTCTTCTCCAGCGTGCTGCCGAAGACCTTCACAGCCTACATGGCAGCCAAAGAAGTGCGGCCGAAGTAA
- a CDS encoding Ig-like domain-containing protein, with amino-acid sequence MKKQHRSLAQRTIDSLKQLWTRRERQNADLRGKKKAFFFDQLEARELMASDLGNSLPDTNNDTPAIVSQQSAGEASVLANDLVAFAKALSAANVKFYGAAWCPHCTATKNLFEDGAKYLNFIEVTNPDHTPNAIATANNITTYPTWVFQDGSRLTGEQTLAAISAKAGIAIPQTSTPFLAELPETVLNGGSPLMVSLDGYDPNGGTLTYTVTSDNPSLVTPTILQGNQSLKMNVQGYGTMTYQLFDNFVPRVTARIKQLVNSGFYNATASNEITFHRVIDNFVLQAGDPTGTGSGGSSLGDFDDQFNVDLQHNRSGLLSMAKSSDDTNDSQFFITEDNQSWEVTLGGSPTGGTFTLSYKGQTTGPITFTNAATTNGSLATTATAMQTALEQLTGIGAGNIKVEHDPQLSSTGAVVENRRFRVEFLGQKGAVRTIYQVTGNGAGLTGGTSSAVSVSENFSARHLDFNHSIFGVMTEGEAVREAISEVPVDSNDKPTTDVIIDSMQIFTDTENGVLMLKAAEGATGSANITVRATDADGQFVERTFHVEVRADNKNGAPFLSDIAPVNIVQGGVANFTLQSTDVENNPVTYVGVKPSSETVNYTFTVNPTTGAVQITPPSNFVGTFKILLGVQGATTTDTSDQFDSQLVTVNVGPSGTLAVDLTDASDSGSSNTDNVTNAGSLSFLVTGVSGGATVKLYNGNTVIGQATAASGATSVTITTTAISTLASGTYQISATQTLNGGESAKSTALPLVYDKTAPGAFTSTAPTEATDGVAFTYNAQSPDEGQTGYVYSLASGAPAGVSIQSQTGIVVWTPTTAQVGAQTFTIIGTDLAGNSVSQTVNLTVAAAAVKDIKLTLKIVDANGNVLNNLTNGQEFYLAAFVQDTRTVSAGSAFGVFSFYTDVTYSSNVQVNGAIERLSTYTSAVTGTTTTPGLLDEVGGLANTFTALGQGEIAFFRIPMKAIGGGTVTFAADPHDTESLDIVTYGAQAPTTPSQITYGTATATIGLDFTAVNDTVNFNEDSTNNTINPLANDTVTSGSVSDLVITAVGTTSNGGTVSIAADGKTLSYTPAANYNGLETFTYTIRRGASGATTTATVNVQVQPVNDAPNAVDDTKTVNENSTDNTIDVLGNDLTTPDTNETIKVTAVGQGNHGGTITIVSNGSSIRYTPAPSFVGTETFTYTITDTGGLTDTATVTVTVLDGNDPPVANADTATTTEDIATPIFINVLANDTTGNDTGETLTVQSVTQGSNGGVVAVANNGANVSYKPAANFQGTETFSYTVSDGNGGTSTATVTVTVTNTNDVPVATADTLNAFKNSTTTLNVLTNDNSGVDPTETLIVSAVTQGSQGGSITITPGGGSVKYTPANNFTGSETFTYTIQDPGGLTATATVTVTVLAYSPSTLAGYVFKNGTTGGLAGVTITLTGTDVNSAAVSRTVTTGTDGSYLFDALLPGTYKIKETQPAFMTDGVDVVGSQGGTLSANDEISVTLTQGTTGTGNNFGEKGLVGSVTTGTGSTATTNFVMKKFDLTSHNSKNYVLAAVDTSTGQVWYSDVGSSFIDTSTQTSFAVNSTGANATDPKLTIQTKDSTGTQKSATISVSNPNVRTLASSGTMRLYRLKGSASFYNFTPLTTASTSAGEDTSALANNSSAGEFVDPQQAQATDTLMALLGSDNGDDGNDAN; translated from the coding sequence ATGAAGAAGCAGCACCGCAGCCTGGCCCAACGGACCATCGACTCGCTGAAGCAATTGTGGACTCGCCGCGAACGGCAGAACGCAGATTTGCGCGGCAAGAAGAAGGCTTTCTTCTTCGATCAACTCGAAGCTCGCGAACTGATGGCGAGCGATCTCGGCAATTCGCTGCCCGACACCAATAACGATACGCCCGCCATCGTTTCGCAGCAGAGCGCTGGCGAAGCTTCGGTGCTGGCCAACGACTTGGTCGCGTTTGCTAAGGCACTGAGCGCCGCCAACGTGAAGTTCTATGGCGCTGCCTGGTGCCCGCACTGCACCGCGACGAAGAATCTGTTCGAAGATGGCGCGAAGTATCTGAACTTCATCGAAGTTACCAACCCCGATCACACGCCGAACGCCATTGCCACGGCCAACAACATCACCACCTATCCGACCTGGGTCTTTCAGGATGGCTCACGGTTGACCGGCGAACAGACGCTGGCCGCCATCTCGGCGAAGGCCGGCATCGCCATTCCGCAGACCAGCACGCCGTTCCTCGCCGAACTGCCGGAAACCGTGCTCAATGGCGGTTCGCCATTGATGGTGAGCCTCGATGGCTACGATCCGAACGGCGGCACGCTGACCTATACGGTGACGAGCGACAACCCGAGCCTGGTTACGCCGACGATTCTGCAAGGCAATCAAAGCCTGAAGATGAACGTGCAAGGCTACGGCACGATGACGTATCAGTTGTTCGACAACTTCGTGCCGCGCGTGACCGCCCGCATCAAGCAGTTGGTGAACAGCGGTTTCTACAACGCGACTGCTTCCAATGAGATCACCTTCCACCGCGTGATCGACAACTTCGTGCTGCAAGCAGGCGATCCGACCGGCACGGGCAGCGGCGGTTCGTCGCTGGGTGATTTCGACGATCAATTCAATGTCGACCTGCAGCACAATCGCAGCGGCTTGCTCTCGATGGCGAAGAGCAGCGACGACACCAACGATTCGCAGTTCTTCATTACCGAAGACAATCAATCGTGGGAAGTGACGCTCGGCGGCTCGCCGACCGGCGGCACCTTCACCCTGAGCTATAAGGGTCAAACGACTGGGCCCATCACCTTTACCAATGCCGCCACGACCAACGGCAGCCTGGCCACCACGGCCACGGCCATGCAGACCGCTCTCGAACAGTTGACCGGCATTGGTGCGGGCAACATCAAGGTCGAGCACGATCCGCAGTTGAGCAGCACAGGTGCTGTCGTCGAAAACCGCCGCTTCCGCGTCGAGTTCCTCGGCCAGAAGGGTGCGGTTCGCACGATCTATCAAGTGACCGGCAATGGTGCTGGTTTGACCGGCGGCACCTCGTCGGCCGTGTCGGTTTCCGAAAACTTCTCGGCCCGGCACTTGGATTTCAATCACTCGATTTTCGGCGTGATGACCGAAGGCGAAGCCGTTCGCGAAGCGATCAGCGAAGTTCCGGTCGACAGCAACGACAAGCCGACCACCGATGTCATCATCGACTCGATGCAGATCTTTACCGACACCGAAAACGGCGTGTTGATGCTGAAGGCTGCCGAAGGCGCCACCGGCTCGGCCAACATCACCGTGCGGGCGACCGATGCCGATGGTCAGTTCGTCGAACGGACCTTCCATGTCGAAGTGCGGGCCGATAACAAGAACGGTGCGCCGTTCCTCTCCGACATCGCACCGGTGAATATCGTGCAAGGTGGCGTGGCCAACTTCACCCTGCAATCGACCGACGTCGAAAATAACCCGGTCACTTATGTCGGCGTGAAGCCTTCGAGCGAAACCGTCAACTACACGTTCACGGTGAACCCGACCACGGGCGCCGTGCAGATCACGCCGCCGTCGAACTTCGTCGGTACCTTCAAGATTCTGCTGGGCGTGCAAGGCGCGACCACCACCGACACCTCGGATCAATTCGATTCGCAGCTCGTGACGGTGAACGTCGGCCCGTCGGGAACCCTGGCCGTCGATTTGACCGATGCTTCGGATAGCGGCAGCAGCAACACCGACAATGTCACGAACGCCGGCTCGTTGAGCTTCCTGGTCACGGGTGTGTCCGGTGGCGCCACGGTCAAGCTTTACAACGGCAACACGGTCATCGGCCAGGCGACCGCAGCCAGCGGTGCGACGAGCGTCACGATCACGACCACGGCCATCTCGACGCTGGCCTCGGGCACGTATCAAATTTCGGCGACGCAAACGCTCAACGGCGGCGAAAGTGCCAAGTCGACCGCACTGCCACTGGTCTACGACAAGACCGCTCCTGGCGCCTTTACTTCGACCGCGCCGACCGAAGCGACCGACGGCGTGGCCTTCACCTACAACGCCCAGAGCCCCGACGAAGGGCAGACCGGTTACGTCTACTCACTGGCTTCGGGCGCTCCGGCGGGCGTGAGCATTCAATCGCAGACCGGCATCGTGGTTTGGACACCGACCACGGCTCAAGTGGGTGCCCAGACCTTCACCATCATCGGCACCGACCTGGCCGGCAACAGCGTTTCGCAGACGGTGAATCTCACAGTGGCTGCAGCCGCCGTCAAGGACATCAAGCTGACGCTGAAGATCGTCGATGCCAACGGCAATGTGCTGAATAACCTGACGAATGGCCAGGAGTTCTATCTGGCAGCGTTCGTGCAAGACACGCGCACCGTCAGCGCTGGATCGGCCTTCGGCGTGTTCTCGTTCTACACCGATGTGACCTATTCTTCGAACGTGCAGGTCAATGGCGCGATCGAACGCCTGTCTACCTACACCTCGGCGGTCACTGGAACTACGACGACCCCCGGCTTGCTCGATGAAGTCGGCGGTCTGGCCAACACCTTCACCGCACTCGGCCAAGGTGAGATCGCGTTCTTCCGCATTCCGATGAAAGCCATCGGCGGCGGCACCGTGACCTTTGCCGCTGATCCGCACGATACTGAGAGTCTCGACATCGTGACGTACGGTGCGCAAGCTCCCACGACACCGAGCCAGATCACCTACGGCACGGCGACCGCAACGATCGGGCTCGACTTCACCGCCGTCAACGATACCGTCAACTTCAACGAAGACTCGACCAACAACACGATCAATCCGCTGGCCAACGACACCGTGACGAGCGGTTCGGTCAGCGACCTGGTGATCACCGCCGTCGGCACGACCAGCAATGGCGGCACGGTATCGATCGCCGCCGACGGCAAGACGTTGTCGTACACGCCGGCCGCCAATTACAACGGCTTGGAAACGTTTACGTACACCATCCGCCGCGGTGCCTCGGGGGCCACCACCACGGCCACCGTCAACGTGCAAGTTCAGCCGGTGAACGATGCTCCGAACGCGGTCGACGATACGAAGACCGTCAACGAAAACAGCACCGACAACACCATCGACGTGCTCGGCAACGACTTGACCACACCCGATACCAACGAAACCATCAAGGTGACCGCGGTCGGCCAAGGCAATCACGGCGGCACGATCACGATCGTTTCCAACGGCTCTTCGATTCGTTACACGCCGGCCCCGAGCTTCGTCGGCACCGAAACGTTCACCTACACCATCACCGACACCGGCGGCTTGACCGACACCGCCACCGTGACGGTAACCGTGCTCGATGGCAACGATCCGCCAGTCGCGAATGCCGATACGGCCACTACCACCGAAGACATCGCCACGCCGATCTTCATCAACGTGCTGGCCAACGACACCACGGGCAACGACACCGGCGAAACCTTGACCGTGCAATCGGTCACGCAAGGTAGCAACGGCGGCGTGGTCGCAGTGGCCAACAACGGCGCCAATGTCTCGTACAAGCCAGCCGCCAACTTCCAAGGGACCGAAACGTTCAGCTACACCGTCAGCGATGGCAACGGCGGCACCTCGACTGCCACCGTGACCGTCACCGTGACGAACACCAACGACGTTCCGGTTGCCACGGCCGACACGCTGAACGCCTTCAAGAACAGCACCACCACGCTCAACGTTCTCACGAATGACAACAGCGGTGTTGATCCGACCGAAACGCTGATCGTCTCGGCGGTCACGCAAGGTTCGCAGGGCGGCTCGATCACGATCACTCCCGGAGGCGGCAGCGTAAAGTACACGCCAGCCAACAACTTCACCGGCAGCGAAACCTTCACCTACACCATTCAAGATCCAGGTGGTTTGACCGCCACGGCTACGGTCACAGTGACCGTGCTTGCTTACTCGCCGTCGACCCTCGCTGGCTATGTCTTCAAGAACGGCACGACGGGCGGCTTGGCCGGTGTGACGATCACGCTGACTGGCACCGATGTGAACAGTGCAGCCGTCAGCCGCACCGTGACCACCGGCACCGATGGTTCGTACCTCTTCGATGCGTTGCTCCCGGGCACATACAAGATCAAGGAAACGCAGCCCGCCTTCATGACCGATGGCGTGGATGTGGTCGGCTCGCAAGGCGGCACGCTGAGTGCCAATGACGAAATCAGCGTGACACTGACGCAAGGAACCACCGGCACGGGCAATAACTTCGGCGAGAAGGGTCTCGTCGGCAGCGTGACCACCGGCACCGGCAGCACCGCGACGACGAACTTCGTGATGAAGAAGTTCGACCTCACCTCGCACAACAGCAAGAACTATGTTCTCGCTGCCGTCGATACTTCGACGGGCCAGGTTTGGTACAGCGACGTCGGCAGCTCGTTCATCGATACCTCGACGCAAACCAGCTTCGCGGTGAACAGCACGGGCGCCAACGCGACCGATCCGAAACTGACGATCCAAACCAAGGACAGCACGGGCACGCAAAAGTCGGCGACCATCAGCGTCTCGAACCCGAACGTGCGGACCCTGGCTTCCAGCGGCACGATGCGGCTGTATCGCCTCAAGGGGAGCGCCAGCTTCTACAACTTCACCCCGCTCACCACCGCGAGCACCTCGGCTGGTGAAGACACCAGTGCCCTGGCCAACAACAGCTCGGCTGGTGAATTTGTTGATCCGCAACAAGCCCAAGCCACCGATACGCTGATGGCGTTGCTCGGCAGCGATAACGGCGATGACGGCAACGACGCCAACTAG
- a CDS encoding DUF2750 domain-containing protein yields MTDITEEQFAAVQALPPAERYAYFLRYVTESEELWTLRNAEDFVMYSDENGRELVPVWPHRRFAEACADSAWDETVAFKIDLDRWLAAWTPGLETEGRLVAVFPLANDQGVIVSPEQLAADLEKLP; encoded by the coding sequence ATGACCGACATCACCGAAGAGCAATTCGCCGCCGTTCAGGCTCTACCGCCAGCCGAGCGCTATGCCTATTTCCTCCGCTACGTGACCGAGAGCGAAGAGTTGTGGACGCTGCGCAATGCCGAGGACTTTGTGATGTACTCCGACGAGAACGGTCGCGAGTTGGTGCCGGTTTGGCCGCATCGGCGGTTTGCGGAGGCGTGTGCCGACTCGGCTTGGGATGAGACGGTGGCGTTCAAGATTGATCTCGATCGCTGGTTGGCCGCGTGGACGCCGGGGTTGGAAACCGAGGGCCGCTTGGTGGCCGTCTTTCCACTGGCCAACGATCAGGGCGTGATCGTTTCGCCCGAGCAACTCGCCGCCGATCTGGAAAAGTTGCCCTAA
- a CDS encoding M48 family metallopeptidase — protein MSSDYEQNYDPRQRRSMPLVARFVPILLGLAAIGWMAIKGCQPAPFGRHQIVELSPQEEQALGLQAFNETLSEARVVKGGMEVAEVKDVAKRLIAATKNPQFLAAIGVTPPDMKWAVEVVDSKEVNAFCLPGGKMVVYTGILPVAKNEAGLATVLGHEISHALGRHGAERMAQTKMANIALQSANGSIADMSPEQRQSVLQLLNAGAKYGIMSYGRGHESEADHMGLLLMAAAGFDPQESIHFWERMQEATGNSQGRPEFMSTHPSHGTRINDLKGWMPDAMKIYAANRGKP, from the coding sequence ATGTCCAGCGATTACGAGCAAAACTACGATCCTCGGCAGCGGCGTTCGATGCCGTTGGTGGCGCGGTTCGTGCCGATCTTGTTGGGACTTGCGGCGATCGGCTGGATGGCCATCAAGGGGTGTCAGCCCGCTCCCTTTGGTCGGCATCAGATCGTGGAACTGAGCCCGCAAGAAGAGCAGGCGCTCGGGCTGCAGGCGTTTAACGAAACGCTCAGTGAGGCGCGCGTCGTGAAAGGCGGGATGGAAGTCGCCGAAGTGAAGGATGTCGCCAAGCGGTTGATTGCCGCGACGAAGAATCCGCAATTCCTCGCAGCCATCGGCGTCACGCCGCCTGATATGAAATGGGCTGTCGAAGTCGTCGATAGCAAAGAAGTGAACGCGTTTTGCCTGCCGGGCGGCAAGATGGTGGTCTACACCGGCATCTTGCCCGTCGCCAAAAACGAAGCGGGCTTGGCCACTGTGCTGGGACATGAAATCTCGCACGCGCTCGGCCGTCATGGCGCGGAACGCATGGCACAAACGAAGATGGCCAATATCGCGCTGCAATCGGCGAATGGTTCGATTGCCGACATGAGTCCCGAACAACGTCAGAGCGTCTTGCAATTGCTCAATGCCGGCGCGAAGTACGGAATCATGAGCTACGGCCGCGGCCACGAATCCGAAGCCGATCACATGGGTCTGCTGTTGATGGCGGCAGCGGGTTTTGATCCGCAAGAGTCGATTCACTTCTGGGAACGAATGCAAGAAGCGACCGGCAACAGCCAGGGCCGGCCCGAGTTCATGTCGACCCATCCCAGCCACGGCACGCGGATCAACGACCTGAAGGGTTGGATGCCGGATGCAATGAAGATTTACGCAGCCAACCGGGGGAAGCCATAA
- a CDS encoding transposase — protein MTSPTYTPPHVTAAYQLQWSYSIFWHETPTDFEWLETLKSAVEPDGLHLLKHHFEPPHTSQFLISSLPAVTPLLIAQRVKGRLQHLLRLGPRTFRRNYALRSVGSTKREKVEAYVASQLRHHPLADPRVAARFEKYQIHSPAIDLAAPQETAHARYWYNLHCVFVMRDRERHVQETTLSTIQTTLIKAAEKKEHRLSRAGILPDHIHLAVGCNLHESPEEIVLSYMNNLAYATKTALFDFGYWVGTFGEYDCGAIE, from the coding sequence ATGACCTCGCCAACTTATACGCCGCCGCACGTCACGGCCGCGTATCAGTTGCAGTGGTCATACTCCATCTTCTGGCACGAGACGCCAACTGATTTCGAGTGGCTTGAAACGTTGAAATCGGCCGTTGAGCCCGACGGCCTGCACCTCCTGAAACATCATTTCGAGCCGCCACATACCAGCCAGTTTCTTATCAGCTCGCTCCCCGCAGTCACGCCGCTGCTGATTGCGCAGCGCGTCAAAGGACGACTGCAACATCTTCTCCGCCTCGGGCCACGAACATTCAGGCGGAACTATGCGCTGCGAAGTGTCGGTTCGACCAAGCGCGAGAAGGTAGAAGCCTACGTCGCTTCGCAGCTGAGGCACCATCCCTTGGCTGATCCGCGCGTGGCAGCGCGCTTCGAGAAATATCAGATTCATTCCCCGGCGATCGATCTGGCGGCCCCGCAAGAAACGGCGCATGCCAGGTACTGGTACAACTTGCACTGCGTGTTTGTGATGCGCGATCGCGAGCGTCACGTGCAAGAGACGACGCTATCCACGATTCAAACGACGCTCATCAAAGCAGCCGAGAAGAAAGAGCATCGGTTGTCACGAGCGGGAATCTTGCCCGATCACATTCACCTGGCCGTCGGCTGCAATCTGCACGAGTCGCCGGAAGAGATTGTGCTTTCGTATATGAATAACCTCGCGTACGCGACGAAGACGGCGTTGTTTGATTTTGGATATTGGGTGGGGACGTTTGGCGAATACGATTGTGGGGCTATCGAGTAG
- a CDS encoding Gfo/Idh/MocA family protein gives MTHSPRKPSRRLFLQAAAASALAVPFYVKSLRSAPPSETVRHASFGASGMAGADLNAIAKAPNVKLVCVADVDTSHTAAIKNIAPDCRIYQDWREMLAKESKNLDSVNVSTPDHMHAPMGLSAMNFGLAVYGQKPLAHNVSECRQLTEKAKEKKLVTQMGIQVHSSNEYRMAVALVQAGAIGLVKEVHTWSNKKWGDGSPLPTRTDTPPASLNWDLWLGVAADRPFIGGGYYHPGNWRKRLDFGTGTFGDMGCHIYDPVFAALALTAPLSVKSTGPVPTATNWANDAVVQYTFPGTKFSEGKTVSVTWYDGDAKPPQTISDLVGGKIPDQGSVFIGTKGLMVLPHVSAPRLLELDGKKELPFDRPKLDGQNHWHQFVDAVRGKGETSAPFSYSGLLTESVLLGGVACRFPGETLEWNAEKIQFSNKPDANQYLKREYRKGWEVLPG, from the coding sequence ATGACTCACTCGCCGCGCAAACCCTCTCGTCGTTTGTTCCTCCAAGCCGCCGCCGCTTCGGCGCTTGCTGTTCCCTTTTATGTGAAGTCGCTCCGCTCGGCGCCGCCGAGCGAGACCGTACGGCATGCGAGCTTCGGCGCGTCGGGCATGGCCGGCGCCGATTTGAATGCGATCGCCAAGGCGCCGAATGTGAAGCTCGTCTGCGTCGCCGACGTCGACACGTCGCATACGGCGGCGATCAAAAACATTGCTCCCGACTGCCGCATCTATCAAGACTGGCGCGAGATGCTCGCCAAGGAAAGCAAGAATCTCGACAGCGTGAATGTCTCGACGCCCGATCACATGCACGCCCCGATGGGCCTCAGTGCGATGAACTTCGGCCTCGCCGTGTATGGTCAAAAGCCACTGGCCCACAACGTGAGCGAATGTCGCCAACTGACCGAAAAGGCCAAGGAAAAGAAGCTCGTCACGCAGATGGGCATTCAAGTCCACAGCAGCAATGAATATCGGATGGCCGTCGCGCTCGTGCAGGCCGGCGCGATCGGCCTGGTGAAGGAAGTGCACACTTGGAGCAATAAGAAGTGGGGCGACGGCTCGCCGCTGCCGACGCGCACGGACACGCCGCCGGCCAGTTTGAATTGGGATCTGTGGCTCGGCGTCGCAGCCGATCGGCCGTTCATCGGCGGCGGTTACTATCATCCCGGCAACTGGCGCAAACGGCTCGACTTCGGTACCGGCACGTTCGGCGACATGGGTTGCCACATCTACGATCCGGTCTTCGCAGCCCTCGCCCTCACCGCGCCTCTCTCGGTGAAGAGTACCGGCCCCGTGCCGACGGCCACGAACTGGGCCAACGACGCGGTCGTTCAATACACATTCCCCGGCACCAAGTTCTCCGAAGGGAAAACGGTTTCCGTCACGTGGTACGACGGCGACGCCAAACCGCCACAAACGATCAGCGATCTCGTCGGCGGCAAGATTCCCGATCAGGGTAGCGTCTTCATCGGCACGAAGGGTCTCATGGTGTTGCCGCACGTCAGCGCGCCGCGCCTGCTCGAGCTCGACGGCAAAAAGGAACTCCCCTTCGATCGTCCGAAGCTCGACGGCCAAAACCACTGGCATCAATTCGTCGACGCCGTCCGTGGCAAAGGCGAAACCAGCGCCCCCTTCAGCTACAGCGGCTTGCTCACCGAATCGGTCCTCCTCGGCGGCGTCGCCTGCCGTTTCCCCGGCGAAACACTCGAGTGGAACGCCGAGAAGATTCAGTTCAGCAACAAACCCGATGCCAATCAGTACCTGAAGCGCGAATACCGCAAAGGCTGGGAAGTGCTGCCGGGGTAA